Part of the Macrobrachium rosenbergii isolate ZJJX-2024 chromosome 30, ASM4041242v1, whole genome shotgun sequence genome is shown below.
CTTTAGCTCAAGTTTTTGGTCTTTTTCCTTGGTCAGCTGCTTTTCCAGTTCCTCCGTGTTCCTAAGGGCATCTTGCAATCTTTCATTCAAATGCTCCTTTTCCTCATTGAGTTTACTTTCTTTCGCCAACAAATCTTTGATGTGCCGATATAGGTCCTCGGTCCTTCTGTCATAAATATTTGTCAGCTCAAGGTTTTGatctttctccttcttcaggACCTTTTCCATCTCGTCTGTCTTGCAAAGTGCCTCTGACAACTCTTCTTCTAGAGACTCGATTTTGACCTGCATATTTTCTTCGTGTGCCAACAGCTCTTGGATTTTATGTTCCTTCTTCTCAAGCTGAGTTTTGcaatacacttctaactcagtcTTTACATATTCCTTCTCCTTCACGAGCCTTTCCATGTCTGCGTTGTTGCTAAGGGCCTCACGTAATTTTCCTTCCAGAAGCTCACAGGCTTTCTTCAATTCATCTTCCTTAACCAACAAATCTTCGATCTGATGATTCTTGTTCTCAATCAGATTGTCAAAATGATTTGTCAATTCGTTCTTTTCATTCCGTTTTTCCTCCAAGAGCCGTTCCATGTTCTTGTTATCGTTCAGGACATCATGCAGGTTTCTTTCCAGAAGGTCATAAGCTTCCTTCAATTCATTTTCCTTAGCCAGCAAATCTTCGATCCGGTGATCCTTCTTCTCGATCAGATCGTCGAAACGATTTGTTAAGTCtttcttctcaacctctttttccTGCAATAACCTTTCCATAACTTCCAACTTATTGCGAGCATTTCCTAACTTCTTTTCTAAAACATGGcgttctttcttcatcttgtcGTCTTTATCAAacaattcgtggattttttcgtCCCTTTTCGCGATCTGAACTTGATAATGAAtgttgaggttttccttctctcGCAATCGTCTTTCCACTTCGTCCATGTCGCAACGGGCTTCAAGTAATTCATTTTCCAGACGATCTAAAGCATCCAGATTTGCCTCTTCCCTTGCCAACAAGTCTTCTATCTGACGGTCCTTTATTCATAATCATATTGTCGTAGGTGCTTTTAAGCTTTCCTTCTCGGCCTCGTTTTCTTCCAAAATCCGTTCCATGTCCTGCAACTTTTCTGCCAAGGCTTGATAATCTTCTTAACCCTCGCCCCGCCAACCAACAAGCCTTGGACTAGCTGATGTTTTGCTGAAGCTTGATGTCTAATTCTTTCGTCTTGGCCACCAGCTGCTCCTCGCGCTTTCTGAATTCAGCAACCTCGTAGGCGTTTTCCGTCCTCAGATTATCCAGGTCTTCCTCCATTCGTTTCCGGGTCGTCTCGTGATGTCGTCGGATCATGCAAGCGGCAAATGCTAGAGAGGTCACAACAACTGCCCCGCCAGCAACAATGGCAGCAGGAGCAATTGCTCCTGTCGCCCAACCAGCGGTGTTCGCAGGGATGACAGCTCTCTCGCACAACAAACCATCGTCGATCCGAGCCACAGTCACTTGAGCGTCCCGTCCAGAGTATAAGTGGTAATGGAAACAAGCTCCCCAGTACAATATTCACAAGATCATTGCTTAATATTGCAATCAATACACAGAAACAAAGTACAACTGGATACAGTGTGGCAGCCATTGTTGTATACAGTTGAAGGTGCTGAGAAAGCCCTAGATTCAGAATATGACACGTCGTCACAAAACTGGGAAAACCAGGTTTTGGAGGCTTC
Proteins encoded:
- the LOC136854711 gene encoding golgin subfamily A member 6-like protein 6: MDEVERRLREKENLNIHYQVQIAKRDEKIHELFDKDDKMKKERHVLEKKLGNARNKLEVMERLLQEKEVEKKDLTNRFDDLIEKKDHRIEDLLAKENELKEAYDLLERNLHDVLNDNKNMERLLEEKRNEKNELTNHFDNLIENKNHQIEDLLVKEDELKKACELLEGKLREALSNNADMERLVKEKEYVKTELEVYCKTQLEKKEHKIQELLAHEENMQVKIESLEEELSEALCKTDEMEKVLKKEKDQNLELTNIYDRRTEDLYRHIKDLLAKESKLNEEKEHLNERLQDALRNTEELEKQLTKEKDQKLELKNMYERIVKDLYLHIRDLLEKETRARELENLLHQEKELLKSRREGNWLESQLPETLKVKDQEEERPDIRPTACKKK